The Chelonia mydas isolate rCheMyd1 chromosome 1, rCheMyd1.pri.v2, whole genome shotgun sequence nucleotide sequence ATGCTGATccattggagagggctcagagaggagccacgggaatgactaaaggattagaaaccctGTCTGATAGTGAGAGGCTCAAAAAGCCGAATCTGTTTAGTTttacaaagagaaaataaagtcTGATCACAGTGTgtaagtatctacacagggaacaaacatttaacaatgggctcttcagtgtagccAAGAAAGGTCTCACACGATCCACTGGCTGGATGTGGAAGCTCGACACATTGAGACTGGGGAAAAAGTGTCGATTtctaacagggagggtaattaaccattaaggttggaacaatttacaagggttgtggtggattttccatcactgaccgtTGTTcaatcaagataggatgttttcccaggagatctgctctaggaattattctggggcagTTCCCTAGCCTGTGcgatgcagggggtcagactggatgaacacaatggtgccttctggccttggaattaaTGAATCTGGGAATAATGGGGATGTGAAGCCAGGGGTGAGCCGGCTCTCGGGGTCGGATTCTTCTCTGTCTTGGTGCAGATCcagaatagctccactgaaagcAAGGACGGGGTGCAGGGTCAGAATCAAAGCCCATGGCCCTGCTTCACGTCTGCCCAAGGTTCTCCAGCAGGCTGGTGGGAGAGCTTGGGGAtacaacccagatctcctgagtcccagtcccgaTTCCCAGCCTGTGTGGATATCATCCAGGGACTACATCTCCCTGCCATGCAGACACTTTGCCCTGGGGTTACAGGACTGCCCTCTGAGAAAGGAAGGATGCCTTTTTTCTTGTGATGTACAGGGGGAGCAGAAGGTGGAGAACCAAGAGCCGGTGTGTAACCGGGTCAGTAACTaactctctgcctccctccttcctcccagagccaggagatactgcaaaaatggggaaaattaaACAGGTTGTGAACTTCCAGTTCATTGAGGTAcaaacctgcccctgccctgcctgctctccccagcctggctccacACTCGCAGAGTGGGCAGACCCTGGCTGGgacacacaccccctctcctgccccaagcCATCAGCCTCCCTCAAGCCCACTCTGACCCCAGACAGGTGTCTATCAGGCCATCTCAGTGGAGTGTGCTCTTCAATTTCCTCATTGGAAAAGTGAGCTGGATACGttgatggaggggatggtataatgagattgcctacaatggccccacaaagtcacaggacctcctggtcagcctcctcctagccctggctaaaatggccatctataaaaccagggagaggaggttggccgatggggtCTCCtatgactgtggggcctatttctgatcctctgtccgctggctcccttgacgcctttgaggagcagtgggtgctgtccagggttctctgctcggtgtccccatcaggttcccttcgtttgaccctttgacctcactcctgtccctgttatctCATTAGTTGTCCTCCGGAATCGTTTGGCTTCCAGGTcatgtggatcctccccttaggctacggggaggggggggggggtcctataGCAGTGGGAGGCTTCTGCCTGCCTGCTTCCTGGATTCCAATAGGATGGCGTATGGCCCATCtatgactgctagtagcaaatatctctaaTGGCCTTAGAAGATAAACACAATGGGCTGGGGAAGAGTTAACAGAGTTTttagaaagggaaaaggaggacttgtggcaccttagagactaaccaatttatttgagcataagctttcgtgagctacagctcacttcatcggatgcatgcagtggaaagtgttgaagatctttttatgcacacaaagcaggaaaaaaatacctccccccaccccactctcctgctggtaatagcttatctaaagagatcactctccttacaatgtgtatgataatcaagttgggccatttccagcacaaatctaggttttctcccccccccccccccccccccacaaacccactctcctgttggtaaaagcccgttgccaaccgtgcccacatatctattcagaggacaccatcacagggactaataacatcagccacactatcagaggctcgttcacctgcacatccaccaatgtgatatatgccatcatgtgccagcaatgcccctctgccactgctaggcagcagttctgcggaaaaggacctaggggttacagtggacgagaagccggatatgagtcaacggtgtgcccttgttgccaagaaggccaatggcattttgggatgtataagtaggggcatagcgagcagatcgagggacgtgatcgttcccctctattcgacattggtgaggcctcatctggagtactgtgtccagttttgggccccacactacaagaaggacgtggataaattggagagagtccagcgaagggcaacaaaaatgattaggggtctggaacacatgacttatgaggagaggctgagggaactgggattgtttagtctgcggaagagaagaatgaggggggatttgatagctgctttcaactacctgaaagggggttccaaagaggatggttctagactattctcagtggtagaagaggacaggacaaggcgtaatggtctcaagttgcagtgggggaggtttaggttggatattaggaaaaactttttcactaagagggtggtgaaacactggaatgcgttacctagggaggtggtagaatctcctttcttggaagtttttaaggtcaggcttgacaaagccttggctgggatgatttgattggggattggtcctgctttgagcagggggttggactagatgacctcctgaggtcccttccaaccctgatattctatgattctatgattctatgtacattggtcagactggacagtctctacgtaaaagaataaatggacacaaatcagatgtcaggaattataacattcataaaccagtcggagaacacttcaatttctctggtcacgcgattacagacatgaaagttgcgatattacaacagaaaaacttcaaatccagactccagcgagagactgctgaattggaattcatttgcaaattggatacaattaacttaggcttgaatagagactgggagtggctaagtcattatgtaaggtaacctatttccccttgttttttcctacccccccccccccagacgttcttgttaaaccctggatttgtgctggaaatggcccaccttgattatcatacacattgtaaggagagtgatcactttacataagctattaccagcaggagagtgggtttgtgtatgtgtgtgggggagaaaacctggatttgtgctggaaatggcccaacttgattatcatacacattgtaaggagagtgatcactttagataagctattaccagcaggagagtggggtggggggaggtatttttttccttctttgtgtgtataaaaagatcttctacactttccacagtatgcatccgatgaagtgagctgtagctcacgaaagcttatgctcaaataaattggttagtctctaaggtgccacaagtactccttttctttttgcgaatacagactaacacggctgttactctgaaacctttttagaaagggaaatcctgcctcactgaGCTCTtcgaattctttgagggggtcaacaaacctGTGGAGCAGGgtggtccagtggatataatgcacttggactttcagaaagcctttcccaaggtccctcaccaaaggctgttcAGCAAAGTAACCTGTCCTGGGATaaaagggaaagtcctctcatgggtcagtaactggttaaaagagaggaaacaaacggtaggaataaatggtcagtcttCATAATGCAAAGAGGTAAACAGTGCGGTCCCCCAAGGGTATGTACTGGAAGCAGTGTCGTTCTACATATCCACTAATGATCAGGAAAAGGGAATGAACCGTGAAGGGGCAAAGTTTGCAGgggatacaaaattattcaagctagttaagtccaaagcagattgtgaacagttacagagggatctcacaaaactgggtgactgggcaacaaaatggccgatgaaattcagcattgataagtgcaaaatgctgcacatgggaaaaaaataatcccaattacaCATGTAGAAGGATGGGGTCTTAATTAGCTGATAACACCCAATAATaagattttggagtcactgtggacagttctctgaaaacttctgctctctgcacagcagtggtcaaaaaggctaaaagatcattaagaaccattaggaaatggataaaaaatattattctgccactatataaatccatggtatgcgcACACCTtcaatagtgtgtccagttctggttgccccgtctgaaaaaaggattttatatgtaacccttctgcctgtcagagttggcagcaacaagggccggggtcagtatctaggggttccattccaataacacaatggaaaaccggctcgagcccccacccagtgatctgggacaaatatatactaAGAGTGCAGCTCAGATGCAGCTTGTCACGGAGGAGATGCACACACCGTGCTCTCTCACAGGCTGATTTtacctttgtgctttcttggTTTGTTGTTTCCCTTCATCTTAGAACAGAGACTCATTCAGTCTGGCTGCCTTTTGTGGAAGAGAGctgtgttattgtagccatgtcggtgccaggatattaaagagacaaggtgaggaGGGAATAGCTTTCATTGGACCCAACTTCTCTTGACGAGAGAGACCagttttcgagcttacacagtGTAAGTACATAGTTACAACATCCCTATAGTTCCAATGAAAACCTGGCTTTAATTTCCAAGTCCCAAAGCATTTTCTGTTGCCTCCTTTAGCTCAGCAGGAAGGTTTTGCTGCAACATCGATAAAATAGATCACCCGTTTCAGGATCTCTTTTGTTGTCACCGCATAAACGATGGGGTTTAACATGGGGGGAATGAGCAGATACAGGTTGGCCAGTAGGATGAGAATATAACCTGGGATGATGTGCCCGAACTGGTGTGCAAAATAGGAGAAAAATGACGGCATGTAGAACATCAGTATGACACAGACATGGGAGCCGCAGGTGCGGAGAGCCTTGAGCCGGGCGTCCTTGGAAGGGAGCCGGAAGACGGCCCTGAGGATCAACCCATAAGATACAGCAATGAGCACAGCATCCAAACCGATTGCTAAAATAGCCACGGCTACGCCATACCAGACATTGACTGTGACGTCATCACAGGCCAGCCGTGCTACGCCCATGTAGTCGCAATAGTTGTGAGGCAGGAGGTTGGTTCTGCAGAAATTCAGCCGCTTCACCAGAAAGATGAGAGGGAAAATGATACAGAAACTTCTTGTGACAATTGCCAGCCCCATCTTCCCGATCACAGACTTGGTTAGCACGGTGGTGTATCTCAGGGGGTCGCAGATAGCAACGTACCGATCAAACGCCATGGCCAGCAGGATGGCCGACTCGGCAGTAAAACTGACATGGATGAAGAACATCTGGGTCAGGCAGCCAGCAAAAGAAATTTCCCCTGCTCTAAACCAGAATAGAGCCAGCATCTTGGGCACTGTCGTGGTAGATAACAGCAGATCAGCAGCGGCCAGCATGGAGACAAATAGATACA carries:
- the LOC102943084 gene encoding olfactory receptor 52B2, with protein sequence MMPADNHTLFDPVTYILTGIPGTEESHDWMSIPFCLMYVATLFGNSLLLFIILTEQSLHEPMYLFVSMLAAADLLLSTTTVPKMLALFWFRAGEISFAGCLTQMFFIHVSFTAESAILLAMAFDRYVAICDPLRYTTVLTKSVIGKMGLAIVTRSFCIIFPLIFLVKRLNFCRTNLLPHNYCDYMGVARLACDDVTVNVWYGVAVAILAIGLDAVLIAVSYGLILRAVFRLPSKDARLKALRTCGSHVCVILMFYMPSFFSYFAHQFGHIIPGYILILLANLYLLIPPMLNPIVYAVTTKEILKRVIYFIDVAAKPSC